From Vanacampus margaritifer isolate UIUO_Vmar chromosome 8, RoL_Vmar_1.0, whole genome shotgun sequence, a single genomic window includes:
- the slc44a1b gene encoding choline transporter-like protein 1 isoform X2, giving the protein MGCCGSAERTKREWRPLEERSCTDLPWFLLFIIFCVGMGSVCAFTVVSGGAARLVLGYDSYGNTCGRRNPPLDGVRLSGLDHTDRKFVFFLDPCDIDIVERKMKSLALCVALCPPHVLHTYHDLKTFAVLNGSELCSYELAGHKYPGLPERFDKCPKLPVPPSKPLPLFNRCTPVDISCYSKFAQAVVTFVGDHSFLHRLIAGVAASKEVIVGLCLLALVLSMLLTVIIRYISAVLVWILTSVTVLASLAGTGVLWWFYVDHRLHGNDTRSQAAKEDGPGRDGQQTLLVYAIAASVFTVILLLLMLFMRKRVALAIALFHVAGNVFLHLPLLTLQPFVTFLVLLLFWTYWMLVLLFLGTSGEAVHNEEAGLTEFRLTGRLEYLTWFHAVGLLWITEFILACQQMTVAGAVVTYYFTRDKKRLPAWPIVRAALRLLRYHVGTVAKGSFIITLVKIPRLLLIYVHKQLKGKENACARCALKSCICCLWCLEKCLNYLNQNAYAATAINSTGFCTSARDAFVLLVENALRVATVNAVGDFVLFLGKILIVTSTAFAGVVLLNARGDYAEWLLPLAMVCLFAFLAAHCFLSVFEMVVDVLFLCFAIDTKYNDGTPGKEFFMDKALMELVERSRRTERAAGRGRTRVKEAPSEGAEMKPMAPGTSSA; this is encoded by the exons ATGGGATGCTGCGGGAGCGCGGAG AGGACAAAGAGAGAATGGAGACCACTGGAGGAGCGAAGCTGCACTGACCTGCCCTGGTTCCTGCTCTTCATCATCTTCTGTGTCGGCATG GGCAGCGTGTGCGCGTTCACGGTGGTGTCGGGGGGCGCGGCCCGCCTGGTCCTGGGCTACGACAGCTACGGCAACACCTGCGGACGGCGGAACCCGCCCCTGGACGGCGTGCGTCTCAGCGGCCTGGACCACACCGACAGGAA GTTCGTCTTCTTCTTGGACCCTTGCGACATCGACATCGTTGAGAGGAAGATGAAGTCGCTGGCGCTCTGCGTGGCGCTCTGCCCTCCGCACGTCCTTCACACCTACCACGACCTCAAGACCTTCGCCGTGCTCAACG GTTCCGAGTTGTGCTCGTACGAGTTAGCGGGTCACAAGTACCCCGGCCTCCCCGAGAGGTTCGACAAGTGTCCCAAGCTCCCCGTCCCGCCCAG CAAGCCTTTGCCGCTGTTCAATCGCTGCACGCCGGTGGACATCTCGTGCTACTCCAAGTTCGCTCAGGCGGTGGTGACCTTCGTCGGCGACCACTCCTTCCTGCATCGGCTCATTGCCGGCGTGGCGGCCAGCAAAGAGGTCATCGTGGGACTTTGCCTCCTGGCGCTCG tgCTGTCCATGTTGCTGACGGTGATCATCCGCTACATCTCGGCGGTTCTGGTGTGGATCCTCACCTCGGTGACGGTGCTGGCGTCTCTAG CGGGCACCGGCGTCCTCTGGTGGTTCTACGTGGACCACCGTCTCCACGGGAACGACACGCGCAGCCAGGCGGCCAAAGAGGACGGGCCGGGTCGGGACGGCCAGCAGACATTGCTGGTCTATGCCATCGCCGCCTCCGTCTTCACG GTgatcctgctgctgctgatgctgtTCATGAGGAAGCGCGTGGCGTTGGCCATCGCGCTGTTCCACGTGGCCGGGAACGTTTTCCTCCACCTGCCGCTGCTCACGCTGCAGCCCTTCGTCACCTTCCTGGTGCTGCTGCTCTTCTGGACCTACTGGATGCTCGTCCTGCTCTTCCTGGGAACCAGCG GGGAGGCGGTGCACAACGAGGAGGCGGGGCTGACCGAGTTCCGTCTGACGGGTCGCCTGGAGTACCTGACGTGGTTCCATGCCGTGGGCCTGCTGTGGATCACAGAGTTCATCCTGGCCTGCCAGCAGATGACGGTGGCGGGCGCCGTGGTCACCTACTACTTCACCAG GGACAAGAAGCGTCTTCCGGCGTGGCCGATCGTGCGTGCGGCGCTGCGGCTGCTGAGGTACCACGTGGGCACGGTGGCCAAAGGCTCCTTCATCATCACGCTGGTCAAGATCCCCAGACTCCTCCTCATCTACGTGCACAAGCAGCTCAAAGGAAAG GAGAACGCGTGCGCTCGCTGCGCGCTCAAGTCGTGCATCTGCTGCTTGTGGTGTTTGGAGAAGTGTCTCAACTATCTCAACCAG AACGCGTACGCGGCCACGGCCATCAACAGCACGGGCTTCTGCACGTCGGCGCGAGACGCTTTCGTCCTGCTGGTGGAGAACGCGCTGCGGGTGGCCACCGTCAACGCTGTGGGAGACTTTGTGCTCTTCCTGGGGAAG ATCCTGATCGTCACCAGCACGGCCTTCGCCGGCGTCGTGCTGCTCAACGCGCGCGGCGACTACGCCGAGTGGCTGCTGCCGCTGGCGATGGTCTGCCTGTTCGCCTTCCTGGCGGCGCACTGCTTCCTGTCCGTCTTCGAGATGGTGGTGGACGTGCTCTTCCTCTGCTTCGCCATCGACACCAAGTACAACGACGGCACGCCGGGAAAGGAGTTCTTCATGGACAAAGCGCTCATG GAGCTGGTGGAGCGCAGCCGGCGCACGGAGCGAGCGGCCGGACGGGGGCGGACCCGAGTCAAGGAGGCGCCGTCGGAGGGGGCGGAGATGAAACCCATG GCTCCCGGGACGAGTTCGGCTTGA
- the slc44a1b gene encoding choline transporter-like protein 1 isoform X1, producing MGCCGSAERTKREWRPLEERSCTDLPWFLLFIIFCVGMGSVCAFTVVSGGAARLVLGYDSYGNTCGRRNPPLDGVRLSGLDHTDRKFVFFLDPCDIDIVERKMKSLALCVALCPPHVLHTYHDLKTFAVLNGSELCSYELAGHKYPGLPERFDKCPKLPVPPSKPLPLFNRCTPVDISCYSKFAQAVVTFVGDHSFLHRLIAGVAASKEVIVGLCLLALVLSMLLTVIIRYISAVLVWILTSVTVLASLAGTGVLWWFYVDHRLHGNDTRSQAAKEDGPGRDGQQTLLVYAIAASVFTVILLLLMLFMRKRVALAIALFHVAGNVFLHLPLLTLQPFVTFLVLLLFWTYWMLVLLFLGTSGEAVHNEEAGLTEFRLTGRLEYLTWFHAVGLLWITEFILACQQMTVAGAVVTYYFTRDKKRLPAWPIVRAALRLLRYHVGTVAKGSFIITLVKIPRLLLIYVHKQLKGKENACARCALKSCICCLWCLEKCLNYLNQNAYAATAINSTGFCTSARDAFVLLVENALRVATVNAVGDFVLFLGKILIVTSTAFAGVVLLNARGDYAEWLLPLAMVCLFAFLAAHCFLSVFEMVVDVLFLCFAIDTKYNDGTPGKEFFMDKALMELVERSRRTERAAGRGRTRVKEAPSEGAEMKPMVSAGGGPGGGAGVGPCVEWEELEEFQVYYLLVAVFLDCALTPRADFLLCLSHDIFLFLCVYLPTCGLFLLGRLLATPNSGPSTLPGPAH from the exons ATGGGATGCTGCGGGAGCGCGGAG AGGACAAAGAGAGAATGGAGACCACTGGAGGAGCGAAGCTGCACTGACCTGCCCTGGTTCCTGCTCTTCATCATCTTCTGTGTCGGCATG GGCAGCGTGTGCGCGTTCACGGTGGTGTCGGGGGGCGCGGCCCGCCTGGTCCTGGGCTACGACAGCTACGGCAACACCTGCGGACGGCGGAACCCGCCCCTGGACGGCGTGCGTCTCAGCGGCCTGGACCACACCGACAGGAA GTTCGTCTTCTTCTTGGACCCTTGCGACATCGACATCGTTGAGAGGAAGATGAAGTCGCTGGCGCTCTGCGTGGCGCTCTGCCCTCCGCACGTCCTTCACACCTACCACGACCTCAAGACCTTCGCCGTGCTCAACG GTTCCGAGTTGTGCTCGTACGAGTTAGCGGGTCACAAGTACCCCGGCCTCCCCGAGAGGTTCGACAAGTGTCCCAAGCTCCCCGTCCCGCCCAG CAAGCCTTTGCCGCTGTTCAATCGCTGCACGCCGGTGGACATCTCGTGCTACTCCAAGTTCGCTCAGGCGGTGGTGACCTTCGTCGGCGACCACTCCTTCCTGCATCGGCTCATTGCCGGCGTGGCGGCCAGCAAAGAGGTCATCGTGGGACTTTGCCTCCTGGCGCTCG tgCTGTCCATGTTGCTGACGGTGATCATCCGCTACATCTCGGCGGTTCTGGTGTGGATCCTCACCTCGGTGACGGTGCTGGCGTCTCTAG CGGGCACCGGCGTCCTCTGGTGGTTCTACGTGGACCACCGTCTCCACGGGAACGACACGCGCAGCCAGGCGGCCAAAGAGGACGGGCCGGGTCGGGACGGCCAGCAGACATTGCTGGTCTATGCCATCGCCGCCTCCGTCTTCACG GTgatcctgctgctgctgatgctgtTCATGAGGAAGCGCGTGGCGTTGGCCATCGCGCTGTTCCACGTGGCCGGGAACGTTTTCCTCCACCTGCCGCTGCTCACGCTGCAGCCCTTCGTCACCTTCCTGGTGCTGCTGCTCTTCTGGACCTACTGGATGCTCGTCCTGCTCTTCCTGGGAACCAGCG GGGAGGCGGTGCACAACGAGGAGGCGGGGCTGACCGAGTTCCGTCTGACGGGTCGCCTGGAGTACCTGACGTGGTTCCATGCCGTGGGCCTGCTGTGGATCACAGAGTTCATCCTGGCCTGCCAGCAGATGACGGTGGCGGGCGCCGTGGTCACCTACTACTTCACCAG GGACAAGAAGCGTCTTCCGGCGTGGCCGATCGTGCGTGCGGCGCTGCGGCTGCTGAGGTACCACGTGGGCACGGTGGCCAAAGGCTCCTTCATCATCACGCTGGTCAAGATCCCCAGACTCCTCCTCATCTACGTGCACAAGCAGCTCAAAGGAAAG GAGAACGCGTGCGCTCGCTGCGCGCTCAAGTCGTGCATCTGCTGCTTGTGGTGTTTGGAGAAGTGTCTCAACTATCTCAACCAG AACGCGTACGCGGCCACGGCCATCAACAGCACGGGCTTCTGCACGTCGGCGCGAGACGCTTTCGTCCTGCTGGTGGAGAACGCGCTGCGGGTGGCCACCGTCAACGCTGTGGGAGACTTTGTGCTCTTCCTGGGGAAG ATCCTGATCGTCACCAGCACGGCCTTCGCCGGCGTCGTGCTGCTCAACGCGCGCGGCGACTACGCCGAGTGGCTGCTGCCGCTGGCGATGGTCTGCCTGTTCGCCTTCCTGGCGGCGCACTGCTTCCTGTCCGTCTTCGAGATGGTGGTGGACGTGCTCTTCCTCTGCTTCGCCATCGACACCAAGTACAACGACGGCACGCCGGGAAAGGAGTTCTTCATGGACAAAGCGCTCATG GAGCTGGTGGAGCGCAGCCGGCGCACGGAGCGAGCGGCCGGACGGGGGCGGACCCGAGTCAAGGAGGCGCCGTCGGAGGGGGCGGAGATGAAACCCATGGTGAGTGCGGGAGGCGGGCCAGGGGGCGGGGCCGGCGTGGGCCCGTGTGTGGAGTGGGAGGAGCTGGAGGAGTTCCAGGTCTACTACCTCCTGGTGGCCGTCTTCCTGGACTGCGCGCTGACGCCGCGCGCCGACTTCCTGCTGTGCCTCAGCCACGacatcttcctcttcctgtgCGTCTACCTGCCCACCTGCGGACTCTTCCTCTTGGGACGCCTGCTGGCCACGCCCAACTCCGGCCCGTCCACACTCCCTGGCCCCGCCCACTAA